A window of the Drosophila simulans strain w501 chromosome 2L, Prin_Dsim_3.1, whole genome shotgun sequence genome harbors these coding sequences:
- the LOC6732279 gene encoding proline-rich protein 4 isoform X2: protein MKLMRTATSLALVLLLATSYVRAEDEKAAAPAEEKKAEPEAKAAEAAASEDTTKSKRGLHHYEDYHHHHVPHFPVHEEKTLTVIKKVPVPVPIEKIVHVPVEKHIHVPVKVKVPKPYPVIKHIPYEVKEIVKVPYEVPAPYPVEKQVHVPVHVHYDRPVPVKVHVPAPYPVEKKVHVPVKVHVPAPYPVEKIVHYNVEKHVHVDKPYPVEKVVHYPVKVPVDKPVPHYIDKPVPHYVDKPVPVPVIKKVPVPVHVPYDRPVPVHVEKPVPYEVKVHVPAPYPVIKEVPVKVEKHVPYPVKIPVEKPVHVHIEKHVPEYHEKHVTYKEPEFHHKHIEEDHHHAPIHHHSHPIVEHEHEH, encoded by the exons ATGAAGTTGATG CGCACAGCGACATCGCTGGCTttggtcctgctcctggccaccAGCTACGTCCGAGCTGAGGACGAGAAGGCCGCCGCTCCCGCCGAGGAGAAGAAGGCTGAGCCGGAAGCCAAGGCTGCCGAGGCAGCGGCCAGCGAGGATACGACCAAGTCGAAGAGAGGACTGCACCACTACGAGGACTATCACCATCATCACGTGCCCCACTTCCCGGTGCACGAGGAGAAGACACTGACCGTGATCAAGAAGGTGCCAGTGCCCGTGCCCATCGAGAAGATCGTGCATGTGCCGGTCGAGAAGCACATCCATGTGCCCGTTAAGGTCAAGGTGCCCAAGCCCTATCCAGTGATCAAGCACATTCCCTATGAGGTGAAGGAGATCGTGAAGGTTCCCTACGAGGTGCCAGCTCCTTATCCCGTCGAGAAGCAGGTCCATGTGCCCGTCCATGTGCACTACGACCGACCAGTGCCCGTTAAG GTTCATGTGCCCGCTCCTTACCCAGTCGAAAAGAAGGTCCATGTGCCCGTGAAGGTTCATGTTCCGGCTCCTTATCCAGTCGAAAAGATTGTCCACTACAATGTTGAGAAGCACGTGCACGTGGACAAGCCATATCCCGTGGAGAAGGTTGTCCACTACCCGGTGAAGGTGCCCGTCGACAAGCCAGTGCCCCACTACATCGACAAACCAGTGCCCCACTATGTGGACAAACCAGTGCCAGTGCCCGTGATCAAGAAGGTGCCAGTGCCCGTCCATGTGCCCTATGATCGTCCCGTGCCCGTCCATGTCGAGAAGCCAGTGCCCTATGAGGTCAAGGTCCATGTGCCCGCCCCCTACCCGGTGATCAAGGAAGTGCCAGTGAAGGTGGAGAAACACGTTCCGTACCCGGTCAAGATCCCCGTGGAGAAGCCCGTCCATGTTCACATCGAGAAGCACGTGCCGGAGTACCATGAGAAGCATGTCACCTACAAGGAGCCGGAGTTCCACCACAAGCACATCGAGGAGGATCACCACCACGCGCCCATCCATCACCATTCGCACCCCATTGTGGAGCATGAGCACGAG CATTGA
- the LOC6732279 gene encoding proline-rich protein 4 isoform X1: MKLMRTATSLALVLLLATSYVRAEDEKAAAPAEEKKAEPEAKAAEAAASEDTTKSKRGLHHYEDYHHHHVPHFPVHEEKTLTVIKKVPVPVPIEKIVHVPVEKHIHVPVKVKVPKPYPVIKHIPYEVKEIVKVPYEVPAPYPVEKQVHVPVHVHYDRPVPVKVHVPAPYPVEKKVHVPVKVHVPAPYPVEKIVHYNVEKHVHVDKPYPVEKVVHYPVKVPVDKPVPHYIDKPVPHYVDKPVPVPVIKKVPVPVHVPYDRPVPVHVEKPVPYEVKVHVPAPYPVIKEVPVKVEKHVPYPVKIPVEKPVHVHIEKHVPEYHEKHVTYKEPEFHHKHIEEDHHHAPIHHHSHPIVEHEHEVEHEFASHDYHSYHGY; this comes from the exons ATGAAGTTGATG CGCACAGCGACATCGCTGGCTttggtcctgctcctggccaccAGCTACGTCCGAGCTGAGGACGAGAAGGCCGCCGCTCCCGCCGAGGAGAAGAAGGCTGAGCCGGAAGCCAAGGCTGCCGAGGCAGCGGCCAGCGAGGATACGACCAAGTCGAAGAGAGGACTGCACCACTACGAGGACTATCACCATCATCACGTGCCCCACTTCCCGGTGCACGAGGAGAAGACACTGACCGTGATCAAGAAGGTGCCAGTGCCCGTGCCCATCGAGAAGATCGTGCATGTGCCGGTCGAGAAGCACATCCATGTGCCCGTTAAGGTCAAGGTGCCCAAGCCCTATCCAGTGATCAAGCACATTCCCTATGAGGTGAAGGAGATCGTGAAGGTTCCCTACGAGGTGCCAGCTCCTTATCCCGTCGAGAAGCAGGTCCATGTGCCCGTCCATGTGCACTACGACCGACCAGTGCCCGTTAAG GTTCATGTGCCCGCTCCTTACCCAGTCGAAAAGAAGGTCCATGTGCCCGTGAAGGTTCATGTTCCGGCTCCTTATCCAGTCGAAAAGATTGTCCACTACAATGTTGAGAAGCACGTGCACGTGGACAAGCCATATCCCGTGGAGAAGGTTGTCCACTACCCGGTGAAGGTGCCCGTCGACAAGCCAGTGCCCCACTACATCGACAAACCAGTGCCCCACTATGTGGACAAACCAGTGCCAGTGCCCGTGATCAAGAAGGTGCCAGTGCCCGTCCATGTGCCCTATGATCGTCCCGTGCCCGTCCATGTCGAGAAGCCAGTGCCCTATGAGGTCAAGGTCCATGTGCCCGCCCCCTACCCGGTGATCAAGGAAGTGCCAGTGAAGGTGGAGAAACACGTTCCGTACCCGGTCAAGATCCCCGTGGAGAAGCCCGTCCATGTTCACATCGAGAAGCACGTGCCGGAGTACCATGAGAAGCATGTCACCTACAAGGAGCCGGAGTTCCACCACAAGCACATCGAGGAGGATCACCACCACGCGCCCATCCATCACCATTCGCACCCCATTGTGGAGCATGAGCACGAGGTGGAGCATGAATTTGCCTCTCATGATTATCATTCATATCACGGTTACTAA
- the LOC6732279 gene encoding proline-rich protein 4 isoform X3: MKLMRTATSLALVLLLATSYVRAEDEKAAAPAEEKKAEPEAKAAEAAASEDTTKSKRGLHHYEDYHHHHVPHFPVHEEKTLTVIKKVPVPVPIEKIVHVPVEKHIHVPVKVHVPAPYPVEKKVHVPVKVHVPAPYPVEKIVHYNVEKHVHVDKPYPVEKVVHYPVKVPVDKPVPHYIDKPVPHYVDKPVPVPVIKKVPVPVHVPYDRPVPVHVEKPVPYEVKVHVPAPYPVIKEVPVKVEKHVPYPVKIPVEKPVHVHIEKHVPEYHEKHVTYKEPEFHHKHIEEDHHHAPIHHHSHPIVEHEHEH; this comes from the exons ATGAAGTTGATG CGCACAGCGACATCGCTGGCTttggtcctgctcctggccaccAGCTACGTCCGAGCTGAGGACGAGAAGGCCGCCGCTCCCGCCGAGGAGAAGAAGGCTGAGCCGGAAGCCAAGGCTGCCGAGGCAGCGGCCAGCGAGGATACGACCAAGTCGAAGAGAGGACTGCACCACTACGAGGACTATCACCATCATCACGTGCCCCACTTCCCGGTGCACGAGGAGAAGACACTGACCGTGATCAAGAAGGTGCCAGTGCCCGTGCCCATCGAGAAGATCGTGCATGTGCCGGTCGAGAAGCACATCCATGTGCCCGTTAAG GTTCATGTGCCCGCTCCTTACCCAGTCGAAAAGAAGGTCCATGTGCCCGTGAAGGTTCATGTTCCGGCTCCTTATCCAGTCGAAAAGATTGTCCACTACAATGTTGAGAAGCACGTGCACGTGGACAAGCCATATCCCGTGGAGAAGGTTGTCCACTACCCGGTGAAGGTGCCCGTCGACAAGCCAGTGCCCCACTACATCGACAAACCAGTGCCCCACTATGTGGACAAACCAGTGCCAGTGCCCGTGATCAAGAAGGTGCCAGTGCCCGTCCATGTGCCCTATGATCGTCCCGTGCCCGTCCATGTCGAGAAGCCAGTGCCCTATGAGGTCAAGGTCCATGTGCCCGCCCCCTACCCGGTGATCAAGGAAGTGCCAGTGAAGGTGGAGAAACACGTTCCGTACCCGGTCAAGATCCCCGTGGAGAAGCCCGTCCATGTTCACATCGAGAAGCACGTGCCGGAGTACCATGAGAAGCATGTCACCTACAAGGAGCCGGAGTTCCACCACAAGCACATCGAGGAGGATCACCACCACGCGCCCATCCATCACCATTCGCACCCCATTGTGGAGCATGAGCACGAG CATTGA